DNA sequence from the Leptospira kanakyensis genome:
TGATTAAGTTACTCATTGTTGATGATCAATCGGTTGTGCGAAAAGTCCTTTCGGAGATGTTTATTGGTGACAAAAACATACAAGTTGTTGGAACAGCAGCTAATGCTTTGGAAGCCAAACGTTTGATTCCTCAACTCCTTCCAGATGTAATAAGTTTGGATGTGGACATGCCTGGGATGTCAGGAATCGAGTTTTTAGACTGGCTTATGCCAAACTTTCCAACGCCAGTAATTATGCTTAGCACCTATACAGTATCAGGTGCTAATGCGACAATCAAAGCACTTGAAAGAGGTGCCATGGATTTTGTAAAAAAACCAGATGGTACGGAAGCTGATTTTTTACGAATGTTAGAAGAACTTACAAACAAAATTAAGAAATTAGGTTTAGGCGCAAAACCAAAACAATACGTCACAAATTCCCAACCAAAACTGGTCAGCCCCAAAGGCAAACAAACCAACATCAAACTGATTGCCATTGGTGCATCAACCGGCGGAACCCAAGCATTAGATTTTATTTTACATAAATTACCAAACGACCTACCCCCCATTGTTGTTGTACAACATATGCCAGAACATTTCACAACCTTGTTTGCGCAAAGGCTTAACCAAACGACTGGCCTTCCCGTGAAAGAGGCAACCCATGGAGATATTTTAGAACATGGTCATGTTTATTTAGCACCCGGTGACCAACATCTCCTCGTTCGCCGAATGGCAGGACGTTTTTATTTAGAAGTCGAAATGTTTGATAAAGTTAGTGGCCATCGTCCATCCGTAGACGTAATGTTTAACTCTATCTCACAAGGAAAGATGGGAAATCATTGTTTGGCCATTTTACTCACAGGAATGGGAAGAGATGGAGCTAGTGGATTAAAAGGAATCAAAGATGCTGGTGGACGAACCATCGGTCAAGACGAAGAGTCTAGCGTAGTTTATGGAATGCCCAAAGAAGCGTTTTTGTTAGGTGGTGTTGAAAAACAGGTAAGTCTTTCCGCCATACCAGATGTTATTTTACAATATTTATAATGAAAGTGGAGATTCAATATGTCAAAAAAAATATTACTTTGTGATGATGCACCAACTGCCTTAAAACTAATGGAAATGGTTCTTGGTGATGAAGGTTACGAAATATTCAAAGCAGAAAATGCAGAACAAGCAATGAAAAGCCTGGAACTCAATGGCCCTTTTGATGGTTGTGTATTTGATGTCAACATGCCAGGAAAAAATGGAATCGAATTATCTCGTGATTTTTTAGCCCACCCCAAAGGAGCTGGAGCCAATATCGTGATAGTTTCTACAGAATCTAGTGATCACTTGCGGCAAGCCGGAAAAGACGCAGGTGTAAAAGCTTGGATTGTGAAACCATTTGATGATGAAGATTTGATCGAAGTACTAAAACGGATTACAGCTTAAAATGTATAAATGGCCGTTTTTTTAACCATCCTTTCGCGAACCTTAGTTTCAAAATGTCTTTCTTGTGTGAGAATTTCAGTAGATAGGTTCGCAGGTATCCTGGTTATAAAAACGTCATAACTATCCGTATGGAAAACCAACTTTCGATACAACTCCCCACCTGTGTCTTCACTGACGATTGGGATTTTTTCCGTTTGCAAAAAACTTTTAACAAAACTTACATTTTTAGGGCCAGCATGACTCGTTGTTAGTTTTAAAGTCTGGGATCCACCAAAGATTTTTGCCTTTAATTCATTACGTGGGATATTGAGTTTCACAAATTCATTGATGATAAGTTCCATGGAAGTAATTCCGTAACGTGAACTTTTTTTCTCTTCTATTTTGTCGTTACTACCTGGTAAGAGAATATGATTGATGGCGCTATGTTTTGTTTTTTCGTGAAACAAACAGACAGAAACACAAGATCCCAAAATAGTTCGGATTTCATAAAAGCCTGAGGTAAAATAAGCTTCACCAATATTTAGAAAAACTTGTTGTTTCATACAAAGTGATACACGGGGCAGAGATCTATTTTCATAATTACCGAAGAAATGAATTTGTCATTCCAAATTATTTTTCGTGAGAAACCATTCGTGAGAAAATATTCGCATGAATGATAAGACGTATTTTTTTCTAAAAAAAACGACCACCCAAACAAGGGGATCCCTAAATCTATTGGATGGTCAAAATGTAGTTCTAGTATTTTATCTCGTAGTTCGGTATCTAGCGTACACTCCGTCAATGTCCGGCCCATTGGAAATGGCTTCTTTTACAAAAGCCAAATTTGTATCTGGGTTTTTCCAACGAACCGAAGATGCAGAAGACAATCTGATGTAAGTAAATCCAGTTTTCAATTCATCTCTTAAACTGGAATTACATCCAGATCCACCTGCTGAATTAGATACATCACTTAGTTCATCTAAATCAAATCCATCTCCGCCAGAGTTTGCCAATTCAAAAACTAAACTAGGATCATGTCCAAAATTTTTCGTTGTTTCATGAAATAATACTGAATTTCTGCCAGCAAACCTTGGCCAATCAGCAGGATTTTTAGAATATGTTGTTTCTGGCGCAAAACTATAATTCGGATTAAACCCACACCAATTGGTAGTATCGTTACTAACTTCAACGATAATGATATCCATAAAATATGTACTCGGGTTAGATACTTTGAATGCATTTTCAAAAACAATAAAATCAATACCAGGACCATTGGTAATTTTGTGACCAGACCATTCTAAAATAATATGATCATTTGCTAATGTATAGTATAAAGAAAATACATCGGTTCCACCTCCAGTAAGACCAGCACCGCGAACTCCATTCACTGCATTATTACTATTTCCGATTCCTGAGCCTGTATGCCCAGGCGCAGACTTTACTGTATCTGCCAACCAAACACCAGGATGAGAGGAGACGGGACCAGGAATGTCTGGATTGTCCGATCCATCGATGGGGTTTGTATTTTCCATTTGTAACAATGGTAAAAGTAGAGTCGAATCTACGTTAGATGGTTTTGTTTCGCAATTCCAGACCAAAAGAAAGGAAGTGCTGACAAGAAGTAAGTTTGTTTGAATTTTCAATTTTGTCTCCTTTGTTGTCATTAGGAGCGCAGAATTTGTTCAGTTGTAGTTTGTTCAATTGCAGACGACCCAATGACATATTTGTCCGGGGCCCTGAAAAAAATTTTCGGTGCAAATGATCGTTTACGGGCGATTCATTTACGGGAAGATCCGACTTATTCCATAGTAGTATGGAAATCACGGTTGCGCCGTCAGCTGAGGATTTACACCCCATTCCTCCCGGAATTAAGTCCAGCTTTTGCAAACGAACAATTTAAACAAGAAATAAAGAAAATATCATTTCAACTATCAAGACATTTATAAATGAAATTCGGTTTGAAATCGGTTACACAATTGGGCTCCGTAGCCATAGGCAAATCATAAAGGATCTAAACACAAATCACAATTCCCACAAATCTCGAAAGGAGAATCAAAATATTCATGGATGAACTTCCGCCGACAATCTTTTGTTTTTGTATAAAGAACCGTTTGATAGAGTCGTTTTTGATTTTCCTTTTTTTTATCCAACAATTCGGCTTCTGAAAAAAAGGAATCAGACCAAGTGGACTCAATTTGTAAAGTTCCACGTTCGATATCCCCAGAAATAAGACCTTTACTTGCCAATAAACTTAGAGCTGTTTGAATTCGATGGTCTCCTTTGTTTTTATAAGTCAAATAAGATTGTAAGGTTTCATAATCCAAACTGGGTAATTCAGTTTGTTTTTGTAGTAAGGTTTGAAATAATTTTTTCAAATACGATACATCAGGGTTTTGCCATTCAATAAATTCCATTTGTACACTGAGATCATCTTGGCAATAATAAAGTCTACAATCAGAAGGGTGACCATCTCTCCCTGCGCGACCAATTTCTTGGTAATAAGACTCTATACTTCCGGAAATTTGTGCATGATAAATATTACGAATATTTGGTTTATCAATCCCCATTCCAAAAGCGTTAGTAGCAAGTAGAAGCCCATCTTCTGATTTAAGAAATAAAGATTGTATTTTGTTTCTTTGATCTGGAGAAAGTTTGCCGTGATAAAAAAAATGCTTTTTATGTTTCGTATCCAAAAAGTGGCTAAACTTTTCTAATTCGCTAATCAAACTAAAGTAGATAATAGTAGCACCTTTCGACTGATTCAAATCTTCCAAAATTGTTTTGTATTTTGATTCCGAATCAAAACAATCCATTACCGATAGTTTCAAATTTGGACGAAACAAACCATTGTCAAAAATCTGAATTTTTTCTTTGGAAAATCCCAATTGAGTGATGATATCATCTTGTACTCGTTTGGAGGCAGTCGCCGTCAATGCAATGGTAGTTGGAGAACCTAAAATTTCACGAAACCAAGCAACTTTAGTATAGTCAGGCCGAAAGTCATGACCCCATTGGCTGATACAATGTGCCTCATCAATGGCAAGAAGAGAAATATTGATTCCACTAAGTGCATCCAAAAATTCTTTTTTTTGAAATCTTTCCGGAGAAACATATACTATTTTATACTCTCCAGATTTTAGTTTGTCATACCGATCCAACCTTTCCTTTTTCCCCAAACTAGAATTGATAAATGTTGCAGGAACAGCTTTACTTTGTAAGGCGGCAACTTGGTCTTTCATGAGAGCTATCAGAGGAGAAATGACAATACACGTTCCTGGCAATGTGAGAGCAGGGATTTGATAACACAAAGATTTGCCCATACCCGTTGGCATAAGGACGAGAGCATGTTTTTTCGATAAAACATGTTTGATGATTGTTTCCTGGTTTCCACGAAATTGGGAAATGCCAAAAATTTCACAAGATTGCTTTAGAGTCATTTATTTTTTTAGAATTCTAAGACTCATGTGTGACAAGAAAAACTTCAATTGGCTTTAGCTTTCCTTTTACAGTTTCTTCTGCAACAAACTTTGTCTGAAACAATTCAGGCCGCTCCAAACTAGCAATCGTAGATCCAGAAACAAGAATATCGGCAGAATATTTTTTTGTTAACCCTTCTAAACGACTGGCGGCATTGACAGTATCGCTAATGACAGTGGAGTCCATCCTTCTGTTTTCACCGATAGTCCCAAGCATTAGTGGGCCAGTATGAATTCCAATCCCAAACTCCACAGCCTGATATCCACCCCTAACCCGCCCATCGTTGTATTCCCGAAGTGCATGCCTCATGGCGATGGCTGCCACCAAAGATTCATCAGGTGGGCCAGGAAAAAGTGCCATCATTCCATCTCCCAGGTATTTATCCACAAATCCATTATGATCTCTAATGATGGGACCAAATAGTTTAAGAAACGAATTGATAAACTTGAAGTTTTCTTTTGGACTCATTGATTCAGATAAACCAGTGAAATTTCGAATATCCAAAAAGAATACAGTCATTTTCATTTCGGTAAAATCACCTAAAGCAATTTCTGTGATACTTTTTTTATTCAATAAACCCAACACTTCTCGAGGAATGAATCTTTCAAGAGAGGAATTTATTTTTTCTAAGGCGGCAGAATGCATTTCGCTCGTAGCAAATGCATTAGCAAAAAGACGTGCAACAACCAAAGACTGTGCTAATAAAAAAACGAATGTCCCTACATTCACTAAAGATGGAAGATTCCAGAAAAAATGACTTTTTACAATATCAAGCAATACGGTGAACAAAAAAACAACTGTTCCCCCAACAAATAACCCTGCTCCGGGTTCTTTATGAAGAAGTGCTCGGCCAACAATGATTAAACTATAGATTCCATAAGAAACAAGTAACAATTGAAAAGGAACTAACAATTTGGTTGTCCAAACAATAGGGGCAGTAACATTAATGACTGCATATAAAATCCCACCAATCATGGTAATGATTGTTGCTGGCCGATATGAAAATTTGGGATACAAACGATCAACAAAGGCAGCAAAACTTACCAATGCCAATGCCATGGTAACATATACACCACGAATCACAAAATACCAGCTAACATCTGGGAAAATTTCTAAAAACAATGTTTCACTGTAAAAAGTAGAACGAAATGAAATCATCAAACAAAATACACCGAACCATAGTGGCGCCCTATTTTGACTACGGAAGAAGAAGGAACCACAATGATAAAGTCCCATAAGAAAAATGGCGCCAAAGAGAAAGGCCTCCCAAATCACTGCTTGTGTTCGGATCCCTTGAATTTGATCTAAAGTACCGAGTGTTAAACTATAATAGATACCGCCAAATTGATCATCCCAGTTTGATACCTCAACCTCCAAATCCATTTCAGTTTTTTCTGTTTTCGGAATTAAGATGACCCTTGGCCGATAAGAAGGAAAACCACTTCCCGATACGGGCGAAACAAGACCTTCTTTTGCTATGACAGCCCCATCAACTGACAACGAGAAGGCGGTTCCGACCAAGGGAGACAATATAGCTAATTGATGAGAATTGTCCGGTAGTATAATTTTTAACCGATAAACACCATGCCCCAGAGGATTTCCATGAAATCCCTTGGTGGACGGGACTTCCCAAGGAACTCCATCGAGTTTCCATTCCCCATCTAGAGGAACCGTCCCCTGAAGCCATGACCACAAACTTAGATCTAATGTTCCTGCCGCCGCAGTGGGAATTTGTAATTGTCCAGATCGCGGCGAACAGTACGAACAAATACTAATGGCAATCAAGACTACAGCAATACGAATATATGGAAACATTTCCTGGAATGCTAACGGACAGTAGGAGATTGTCAATCGAATTCGATCTTTAAGAAGAACAAGAAAAGGCAAAATCTCGATTCTTGGTTCGTATAAATTCAATGAAGTAAGAACGATTCATTCATAACAAATCTATTAGTAATGAATCCAACGAAACCACTTACAGTAATTACGGTGTACTACTAATCCTTTCCAATGATATAAAGTTTTTTAAACCAGTTAGTTATAAAGAAATGAAGAGACCTTAAACAAAAAAGAAGTCCAAAGAACTTGACAATGAATTTTAGAACTTTAAAGTTTTGTAATCTAAAGGAGACTAGATGAAATTAAAATTTTCCAAAATCATTTCGATTTGTATTTTTTTTACGCTGACTGCATCCGTTTCAGCACAAAAAGGACAACAGTACGAAGCAAAACCACAAGGTGGATTTACAAAAAATATATCAGGCACTTGGGATTGTGGTGACTTTGGGAAACTTACACTCAAACAGAACGGAATTTCAGTCACTGGTGTTTATGATAACAACGGAGGAAGTTTGAGAGGAACCATTACTGGTAATACATTCAGTGGTGTCTGGTCTGAATCAGAAACTGGTGATTCCGGAGCATTTGAATTCGAACTAGCCATCAAACGTATGTCTCCAGATCCAACACATTTAGATGGGAAGTGGAATCACACAAACGATCGCAAATGGCAGACCGGATGGAACTGCGTTAAGTAACATTATGATAATAATAAAATCAATTTTAATTATTGCAGGGTTCATTGTATTAGGCGGGGTCGTCGGTTTTTTTGGACCTTTCATCATTGCGCAATTCGACCAAAATCCTGCTTGGTCTATGATCACAATGGTTACCGTACCAATAGGTTTTCATCTAGGACTTGTCGTCGGTTTGTTTTGGGTTTTTGGATTTTCCTTTCCCGGAGTCATCGTTCCTTTAATTACAAGTCTTGGTTTAGCTACAATGGTTTACTATTTAATTTTTAATCAGTAGGTGTTATGAAATTTCTTTTAACTTTCTTAATTTTCTTTATACCATTACTTGCTAAGTCTAATCTTCCAATTTCTTTTGAAGAAAATGGGCTTTATGGTTTTAAAAATAAATCGGGCAAAGTCATCATCAAACCCCAATACCAACATGTGATGGACTTCACCAAAGAATCAGTCAGTTTTGTTGTGAGTGACAACAAGTGGGTATGTATTGATACCAAAAACAAAATTCTTTTGGAAACCTTTGTTTATGATAATGGGCCTGATTATTATTCAGAAAAACTCGCGCGGTTTGTAGAAAACGGTAAGTTTGGTTTTTTTGATTCTCATTGCAAAAAACAAATCCCTGCGAGTTATGATTTTGTTTTTCCTTTTGTAAACGGTTTTTCTATCGTATGTAATGGCTGTAAATTACAACCAGAGGATGAACATTCAAGGATTGTAGGAGGAAAGTATGGTGCCATAAATAAAACAGGCAAACTAGTCATTCCAATCCAATATGAACAGATTGACTCCATTGATGCAAAAAAGAAAACAGCCAACGTTACCAACAACAAAACAAAGATTACAATCAACTTCAAATAGAGAATCACAATGCCAATTCGAATGACAGATGACGACAAGGAACCAGAAGAAGAATCAAAGTCAAAAGGAAGTTCTTTTTTTCTAATAGCGATTATCGCCTTCCTCGGTGGACTTATTTTTAAATACCCTAAGGTAATGATCCCGATTCTACTGATAAGCCTACTTGGACTCATTTGTATTGGAAGTATTTCAGATGATTCTGACACAGAAGAGGATCATTCCACCGAATCTGTGTCAGATGGCCCTCATAAATTAGGTGCAAAGTTTGATACGAAAAAGTATGACAGAACACCCGTTTATGAACCACTTTCGAAAGATTCTGAGAACACGTTACCTTCCGAAGTTTCCTTACTCAAATACGCTCCCAAAAGACAAAGCCAAGGGGAGCAAGGTTCATGTACAGGTTGGGCCGTTTCCTACGCTGCGCGAACCATTTTACACGCAAAAGCAACGGGAGAGGATCCAAACAAGGTTAGTTTTAGTCCGGCTTATCTGTTCAATCAAAACACAGATAAAGATTGTGACGGGGCTTACCCTGTCGACTTACTGGAAGATTTAAAAAAACAAGGGAATTTACAATTTTCAGAATTTCCTTACAATGAAAATTCGTGCCGCAACAAACCTTCTTCAGAACAAAAGGAAAAAGCAAAAGAGTTTCGAATTGAGGGTTACCAACGCCTAACAGAAGATGGCGAAAAATACGAAACTGATATTGATTCAATCAAACAATATTTATCTCAAGGTTCTCCTATAGTGATTTCGATGGAAGTTGGTGGAACTTTTTTAGACCTAAACAAAGCAGTTTGGATTCCCACTTCAGAGGATTACAAAGCAGTCAAACGTTATAAAAAAGGAAAAGATTCATCGGGAGACTGGGGTGGCCATGCAATGACTGCCATTGGTTATGATGATAACAAAGAAGGTGGTGCCTTCCAAATCATGAATTCCTGGGGGGAACGATTTGGCCATAAGGGAATTTTTTGGATTCGTTACGAAGATTTTAATTTATTTGTTAGAGAGGCTTATGCTCTTTATCCACCAAAAACTTTTGCACCTAACGAAACTTTTTCTTACCAACTTGGTTTGATTGACAATTCCACCAAAGAATTCATCCCATTAGAACAAATTAAGGATAATATCTACAAAACAAAAAACCCAATCAAGATTGGGACTCGATTCAAAGTCAGTGTAAAAAACGAAAAACCAATTTATCTTTATATTTTTGGCCAGGAGACGGATGGTAGCTCCTATGTTCTATTTCCTTATACAGATAAACATAGTCCGTATTGCGGAACCAGTGGAGTCAGAGTTTTTCCCAAAAAACAAAGTTTAGAAGTAGATAACGTTGGCAAAAAAGATAGTATCGTTATTGTTTTTGCGAAAAAGCAGTTAGATTACAAGTCAATCAATGTTTCCGTCAATCGATCAAAATCAAATTCCTATTTAGAAAAGTTCCAATCAGTAGTCCAAACAAAACGATCCCAAGGATCCCAATTCGGAAAGAACGGAGATAAAATTGATTTGGTTTCCACAGACCACGATCCGAACTCACTAGACTTTGTACTAATTGAGTTTGATAAAGAAAAATAAACCTATGACACTAGAACTCAAGTTTGCACGATTGCAGTGTCGGGTAAAATCCGAATCATCGGTTTTTTCGAAAAATGAATTGGAAACTTTTGTTTTGGTTGTTTTGCCTATATAGTTGCGTTCCGCTTTCTCATACAACAGACAGTCCCATTGCCATCCATGGACAGATTGACTTTAGGGATTGGGATTTCCAACAATCCCTTCCCCTATCAGGGGAATGGACTTTCCACTGGAATCAATTCAACCTACCTAACCAATCCATACCAGAGAAATTAATTAGCTCTCATAAACAAAATCAAAACTCAGACAACTCTGATGATTTCCAAACTATCGGAGAAAGATGGAAAAATAAATTTGAAGGCACTGGTTACGCCACCTACCAATTGAATATTTTATTCCCTGAGTCTGCAAAAGAAAATATATACGCACTTCGATTCTTTCAAACTGGTGGAGCAGCGATGTCCATATATATCGATGGAGTTTTGAAGTTACAACTTGGAAAAGTAGGAACATCCAAAGTTACCATGGTTCCCACTCGTAGTTCGGGACTCATAATACTTCCTTATCCGAAGGCAGAAACAAAAATCCTTGTCCATATATCTAATTTTCATCATGATGACGGAGCTTTTTGGTATCCGCCGGTTTTAGGTCTTCAAAAAAATATAAGTCACGATTCCTTCCTAGAAATTACAAGAGATTCTCTACTCACCGGTGCCCTATTATTTATGGCATTCTATCACTTTGTCGTATTTTTATTCAGAAGAAATCGAATTCTAATTTTTTACTTTGGTTTGTATAGTCTCATCATTGCCTTACACTCCATTTCGCTCAATGGAGATTCGTTATACTACTTATTTCCAAATGTCCCTTACCGAATTGCTTTTGTACTTTCTTTGATTTTTTTCTTAGCCATGCCTTCTTATCTTTTATTTCTAACCGAACGATTTCCAGACAACTTTTCAAAACGAATTACTAATTTCTTTGTCATATCTTGTTCATTATTATTTCTTTTTGTTTTAATAACACCATCAGAATTGGGGTCACAAACAACATTTTACGGATTATTTTTAACGATCGTCGGATTATTTTACACCATCATTGGTATTACCCACGCTGTTTTTCAAAAAAAAGAAATGGCCATTCCACTGTTAGTAGTTCAAGTTTTTTTATTTTTGACTGCGATCAATGACACTCTTTATCTCTACGGTATACTGAACTATTTTTTGATCCTAAAATATTCTTATCTTTCAACAGTATTATTTCAATCATTGGTTCTTGCTTCTTATTTCACAAAATCTTTTATCAAAAACGAAACTCTAGGAAAAGAACTGATCGCGCTCAACGAATCCTTAGAAAAAACAGTGATCCTTCGTACTAGTGAATACAAAGAAGCAAAACAAGTTGCCGAAGAAGCGAATGAATGGAAAGATAAATTCATATCTCTTGTTGCTCATGATTTACGTTCGCCACTTAGCACCGTTTACTCTGCGTTAACCATTGCGACAGACGAAGATTCTAACGAAGTCGATAAAACGCATATTTACAAACAAGTGTTTGTGATCTTAGAAAATGCAATGTCAACTGTGGAACATCTATTAAACCTAAACCGGTTCCGCAGAAACCAGGGGCAATACCTTTTACAACTATCAGAGAATCGGTTAGTTGAAATAACGAATCCTCTTAAGACTGGGATCATATTTGATCTACAAAAAAAATCATTACAAATTGATTGGCTCATTCCTGAAAATGTAACCGTTTATACAGATCCGTCCATTCTAGCCGAAATCCTTCGGAATCTCATCTCAAACGCAATTAAATTCAGTTACCCGAATGGTTGGATCCGTGTGAGTTCAGAAGAACAGATTGATTATACGGAAATCACTATCGAAGATAATGGCCAAGGAATTTCACAAGAACTGCAAAAAGAAATTTTTTCTAATCCGAAGCCATCACAAGGAACCATGGGAGAAAGAGGGTTTGGGATTGGTCTTAAACTTTGTTTGGAACTTATGCGTCTTCATGGAGGGAATATCAAAGTGGAATCGGAGCCAAATCAAGGGAGTAAGTTTATTTTAGAGTTTCCGAAAAAAACATCTGCACTCTAATGCAGACAGGATTCACTTTCATTTCTCGGTTTAGAATATTCTTTCCGTTTAAATCATTGATTGCATTGTCTGCATCTTTACGTTCTTTCATTTCGATAAAACCGAAACCTTTTGAACCACCAGTGTATTGGTCTGTAATGATTTTAGCAGAAGAAACTGCTCCGTGCACTGAAAAAAGCTCATTTAGCTTGTTTTCGGTCATTTCGTAAGAAAGGTTTCCTACATAGATATTTACTGACAT
Encoded proteins:
- a CDS encoding adenylate/guanylate cyclase domain-containing protein, with translation MFPYIRIAVVLIAISICSYCSPRSGQLQIPTAAAGTLDLSLWSWLQGTVPLDGEWKLDGVPWEVPSTKGFHGNPLGHGVYRLKIILPDNSHQLAILSPLVGTAFSLSVDGAVIAKEGLVSPVSGSGFPSYRPRVILIPKTEKTEMDLEVEVSNWDDQFGGIYYSLTLGTLDQIQGIRTQAVIWEAFLFGAIFLMGLYHCGSFFFRSQNRAPLWFGVFCLMISFRSTFYSETLFLEIFPDVSWYFVIRGVYVTMALALVSFAAFVDRLYPKFSYRPATIITMIGGILYAVINVTAPIVWTTKLLVPFQLLLVSYGIYSLIIVGRALLHKEPGAGLFVGGTVVFLFTVLLDIVKSHFFWNLPSLVNVGTFVFLLAQSLVVARLFANAFATSEMHSAALEKINSSLERFIPREVLGLLNKKSITEIALGDFTEMKMTVFFLDIRNFTGLSESMSPKENFKFINSFLKLFGPIIRDHNGFVDKYLGDGMMALFPGPPDESLVAAIAMRHALREYNDGRVRGGYQAVEFGIGIHTGPLMLGTIGENRRMDSTVISDTVNAASRLEGLTKKYSADILVSGSTIASLERPELFQTKFVAEETVKGKLKPIEVFLVTHES
- a CDS encoding protein-glutamate methylesterase/protein-glutamine glutaminase, translating into MIKLLIVDDQSVVRKVLSEMFIGDKNIQVVGTAANALEAKRLIPQLLPDVISLDVDMPGMSGIEFLDWLMPNFPTPVIMLSTYTVSGANATIKALERGAMDFVKKPDGTEADFLRMLEELTNKIKKLGLGAKPKQYVTNSQPKLVSPKGKQTNIKLIAIGASTGGTQALDFILHKLPNDLPPIVVVQHMPEHFTTLFAQRLNQTTGLPVKEATHGDILEHGHVYLAPGDQHLLVRRMAGRFYLEVEMFDKVSGHRPSVDVMFNSISQGKMGNHCLAILLTGMGRDGASGLKGIKDAGGRTIGQDEESSVVYGMPKEAFLLGGVEKQVSLSAIPDVILQYL
- a CDS encoding C1 family peptidase — protein: MPIRMTDDDKEPEEESKSKGSSFFLIAIIAFLGGLIFKYPKVMIPILLISLLGLICIGSISDDSDTEEDHSTESVSDGPHKLGAKFDTKKYDRTPVYEPLSKDSENTLPSEVSLLKYAPKRQSQGEQGSCTGWAVSYAARTILHAKATGEDPNKVSFSPAYLFNQNTDKDCDGAYPVDLLEDLKKQGNLQFSEFPYNENSCRNKPSSEQKEKAKEFRIEGYQRLTEDGEKYETDIDSIKQYLSQGSPIVISMEVGGTFLDLNKAVWIPTSEDYKAVKRYKKGKDSSGDWGGHAMTAIGYDDNKEGGAFQIMNSWGERFGHKGIFWIRYEDFNLFVREAYALYPPKTFAPNETFSYQLGLIDNSTKEFIPLEQIKDNIYKTKNPIKIGTRFKVSVKNEKPIYLYIFGQETDGSSYVLFPYTDKHSPYCGTSGVRVFPKKQSLEVDNVGKKDSIVIVFAKKQLDYKSINVSVNRSKSNSYLEKFQSVVQTKRSQGSQFGKNGDKIDLVSTDHDPNSLDFVLIEFDKEK
- a CDS encoding LIC_13355 family lipoprotein, coding for MKIQTNLLLVSTSFLLVWNCETKPSNVDSTLLLPLLQMENTNPIDGSDNPDIPGPVSSHPGVWLADTVKSAPGHTGSGIGNSNNAVNGVRGAGLTGGGTDVFSLYYTLANDHIILEWSGHKITNGPGIDFIVFENAFKVSNPSTYFMDIIIVEVSNDTTNWCGFNPNYSFAPETTYSKNPADWPRFAGRNSVLFHETTKNFGHDPSLVFELANSGGDGFDLDELSDVSNSAGGSGCNSSLRDELKTGFTYIRLSSASSVRWKNPDTNLAFVKEAISNGPDIDGVYARYRTTR
- a CDS encoding RecQ family ATP-dependent DNA helicase; translated protein: MTLKQSCEIFGISQFRGNQETIIKHVLSKKHALVLMPTGMGKSLCYQIPALTLPGTCIVISPLIALMKDQVAALQSKAVPATFINSSLGKKERLDRYDKLKSGEYKIVYVSPERFQKKEFLDALSGINISLLAIDEAHCISQWGHDFRPDYTKVAWFREILGSPTTIALTATASKRVQDDIITQLGFSKEKIQIFDNGLFRPNLKLSVMDCFDSESKYKTILEDLNQSKGATIIYFSLISELEKFSHFLDTKHKKHFFYHGKLSPDQRNKIQSLFLKSEDGLLLATNAFGMGIDKPNIRNIYHAQISGSIESYYQEIGRAGRDGHPSDCRLYYCQDDLSVQMEFIEWQNPDVSYLKKLFQTLLQKQTELPSLDYETLQSYLTYKNKGDHRIQTALSLLASKGLISGDIERGTLQIESTWSDSFFSEAELLDKKKENQKRLYQTVLYTKTKDCRRKFIHEYFDSPFEICGNCDLCLDPL
- a CDS encoding WG repeat-containing protein, which encodes MKFLLTFLIFFIPLLAKSNLPISFEENGLYGFKNKSGKVIIKPQYQHVMDFTKESVSFVVSDNKWVCIDTKNKILLETFVYDNGPDYYSEKLARFVENGKFGFFDSHCKKQIPASYDFVFPFVNGFSIVCNGCKLQPEDEHSRIVGGKYGAINKTGKLVIPIQYEQIDSIDAKKKTANVTNNKTKITINFK
- a CDS encoding response regulator, whose amino-acid sequence is MSKKILLCDDAPTALKLMEMVLGDEGYEIFKAENAEQAMKSLELNGPFDGCVFDVNMPGKNGIELSRDFLAHPKGAGANIVIVSTESSDHLRQAGKDAGVKAWIVKPFDDEDLIEVLKRITA
- a CDS encoding chemotaxis protein CheD, whose product is MKQQVFLNIGEAYFTSGFYEIRTILGSCVSVCLFHEKTKHSAINHILLPGSNDKIEEKKSSRYGITSMELIINEFVKLNIPRNELKAKIFGGSQTLKLTTSHAGPKNVSFVKSFLQTEKIPIVSEDTGGELYRKLVFHTDSYDVFITRIPANLSTEILTQERHFETKVRERMVKKTAIYTF